From Larus michahellis chromosome 5, bLarMic1.1, whole genome shotgun sequence, the proteins below share one genomic window:
- the LOC141744141 gene encoding uncharacterized protein LOC141744141, whose protein sequence is MRNEGSEAGRVRAGEHAMAGEKGQEGGGPGRAPDGRRSGSARRRAGPDRAGPGRSERGGPEEGWGWAGWENEEEEAGRDVEPSLPSTVLSRPHPWCCHGRLLVPELPARRCSQMPRRKEVPALGSLCLQSLARHMQSIWVKDYSENYLDEYQFRFVMGPFNDLAGSLVQDLIRLLGESRRLTRAALHLLLLPHLRELSLQPCPSLASNAIGQLVTLRCKNLSSLDLHGCSRLSVDVLVDLAEGLPQLSRLGLAETQANVQVLSAVGSCCRRLQELDVSHCKKVSPRALWYLAYDPLAQSLCCPMLRILLARGLEPSGDSGMVAALAFLLLALPRLEFLAHSAVPDALHLLHGWQLHSTGDAEGFPSLEELARGRGAALGGPQLTLPLRRVEEVEEPALATIHAICPQVEEACVWLGDNPGPAGGWELLCWGHLARLTLGCAGWQGRVLAEVLPLAQSLGPRLQTLALHGFCCQDELSLAALLASCPNLQAFSAELHPPTDTDPDGEIPDEPSHWDTNLLPRSLPQLQSFSLTLASTTGTFLARHGLGLRATLASLLCHAPRLRTLRLLSVPFPLDSVFETVLAAPGPPLLELQELSLAESWVSSRTVRLLLASDSCLCRLDLSHCRDIHRRDYDGFLQAVRKQRLDLDITWE, encoded by the exons ATGCGTAATGAGGGGAGTGAAGCCGGCCGGGTGCGGGCGGGAGAGCACGCTATGGCGGGGGAGAAAGGACAAGAGGGCGGCGGGCCAGGCCGGGCCCCCGACGGGCGGCGGAGCGGCTctgcccggcggcgggcgggaccggaccgggccgggccgggccgcagcGAGCGGGGCGGCCCAGAGGAGGG GTGGGGCTGGGCCGGGTGGGAGAACGAGGAGGAAGAAGCGGGACGGGACGTGGAGCCGTCG CTTCCCAGCACTGTGCTCTCTCGTCCTCATCCTTGGTGCTGCCACGGCCGGCTGCTGGTGCCCGAGCTGCCTGCCAGGAGGTG CAGCCAGATGCCCAGGAGGAAGGAGGTGCCAGCgctgggcagcctctgcctgcaGAGTCTTGCCCGGCACATGCAGAGCATCTGGGTGAAGGACTACAGCGAGAACTACCTGGACGAGTACCAGTTCCGCTTCGTCATGGGCCCCTTTAATGACCTGG CCGGCAGCTTGGTGCAGGACCTGATCCGGCTGCTGGGCGAGAGCCGGCGCCTGACGCGGGCAGCGCTgcacctgctcctgctgcctcacCTGCGGGAGCTgagcctgcagccctgccccagcctcgCCAGCAACGCCATCGGCCAGCTCGTCACCCTGCGCTGCAAG AACCTGAGCTCCCTGGACCTGCACGGCTGCAGCCGGCTGTCGGTGGATGTGCTGGTGGACCTGGCGGAGGGGCTGCCGCAGCTGAGCCGGCTGGGGCTGGCGGAGACACAGGCCAACGTCCAGGTGCTGTCGGCCGTGGGCTCCTGCTGCCGGCGCCTGCAGGAGCTGGACGTGTCCCACTGCAAGAAGGTGTCCCCGCGTGCCCTGTGGTACCTGGCCTATGACCCACTGGCACAgtccctgtgctgccccatgCTCCGCATCCTGCTGGCCCGTGGTCTGGAGCCTTCGGGAGACAGTGGCATGGTGGCAGCACTGGCCTTCTTGCTGCTGGCCCTGCCGCGCCTGGAATTCCTGGCCCACAGTGCTGTGCCGGAcgccctccacctcctccacggGTGGCAGCTGCACAGCACAGGGGACGCCGAGGGCTTCCCCTCGCTAGAGGAGCTGGcacgggggcggggggctgccctggggggtccccagctCACCCTGCCCCTGCGGcgggtggaggaggtggaggagccTGCCCTGGCCACCATCCACGCCATCTGTCCCCAGGTCGAGGAGGCCTGCGTATGGCTCGGGGACAACCCAGGTCCAGCaggtggctgggagctgctgtgctggggccacCTGGCCCGGCTGACCCTGGGCTGTGCCGGGTGGCAGGGCCGGGTGCTGGCGGAGGTGTTGCCGCTGGCACAGAGCCTAGGCCCCCGCTTGCAGACCCTGGCCCTGCATGGCTTCTGCTGCCAGGACGAGCtctccctggctgccctgctcgCCAGCTGCCCCAACCTTCAGGCCTTCAGCGCTGAGCTGCACCCCCCGACAGACACTGACCCCGATGGGGAGATCCCGGACGAGCCGTCCCACTGGGACACCAACCTGctgccccgcagcctcccccagctccagagCTTCTCCCTGACCCTGGCCAGCACCACGGGCACCTTCCTGGCCCGGCACGGGCTGGGGCTGCGTGCCACGCTGGCCTCGCTGCTGTGCCATGCCCCACGCCTGCGGACCCTCCGCCTGCTCAGCGTCCCCTTCCCATTGGACTCGGTGTTCGAGACGGTGCTGGCGGCACCGGGGCCGCccctgctggagctgcaggagctctCGCTGGCCGAGAGCTGGGTGTCCAGCCGCACCGTGCGGCTGCTGCTGGCCTCTGACAGCTGCCTGTGCCGCCTGGATCTGTCCCACTGCCGGGACATCCACCGGCGGGACTATGAcggcttcctgcaggctgtgcgGAAGCAGCGGCTGGACCTGGACATCACCTGGGAGTAG
- the LOC141743287 gene encoding retinol dehydrogenase 12-like has translation MELPSVCSHPCWFLLTLLLGLLLWAKRRRTWDPRKCPTDLTGKTVIVTGANSGIGKCVALDLARRNARTILACRNRERGQVAVEEIRAATGNPAVLLRLLDTSSLASVRAFAQAVLREEKRLDVLVNNAGLTGLPFTITPEGLEKTFATNYLGPFLLTNLLLDLLKASAPARIVNVSSFRHSAGTADGRYLTGQERLRGFDATYNSTKLMNVLFTAELARRLQGTGVIANTLSPGVVSTSIMRHFSWAVRMLFKLIRPFIKSAEQGAVSTIYCAVSEEVSGITGKYFDSNCGLALPSMAARDAGLARKLWEESERLTGLTDGPRH, from the exons GCAAGTGTCCCACTGACCTGACTGGCAAGACGGTGATTGTCACCGGAGCCAACAGTG GGATTGGCAAGTGTGTGGCCCTGGACCTGGCCCGCAGGAATGCTCGCACCATCCTGGCATGTCGTAACCGTGAGCGGGGCCAGGTGGCAGTGGAGGAGATCCGTGCGGCCACCGGCAACCCCGcggtgctgctgcggctgctggaCACCAGCTCACTGGCCTCTGTGCGTGCCTTCGCCCAGGCCGTGCTGCGGGAGGAGAAGCGGCTGGACGTGCTGGTGAACAACGCCGGCCTCACCG GGCTGCCCTTCACCATCACACCGGAGGGGCTGGAGAAGACCTTTGCCACCAACTACCTGGGCCCGTTCCTGCTCACCAACCTGCTGCTGG ATCTCCTGAAGGCATCGGCGCCCGCCCGCATCGTCAACGTCTCGTCCTTCCGGCACAGCGCGGGCACCGCTGATGGCCGCTACCTCACCGGGCAGGAGCGGCTCAGAGGCTTCGATGCCACCTACAACAGCACCAAGCTGATGAACGTCCTCTTCACCGCCGAGCTGGCGCGGCGCCTGCAGGGCACAG GGGTGATCGCCAACACCCTGAGCCCCGGCGTGGTGAGCACCAGCATCATGCgccacttcagctgggctgtccgGATGCTCTTCAAACTCATCCGCCCCTTCATAAAG TCGGCAGAGCAGGGGGCCGTCAGCACAATTTACTGCGCCGTCTCAGAAGAGGTCTCAGGCATCACGGGCAAGTACTTTGACAGCAACTGTGGGCTGGCGTTACCCTCCATGGCCGCCCGCGACGCCGGCCTCGCTCGCAAGCTCTGGGAGGAGTCGGAGCGGCTGACGGGGCTCACTGATGGTCCCCGGCActga